The window TGATGAACTGAAGGGCTGGGAAGAGGGAAACCTTATGGTCACAGACGGGGTTTACGCGGATATCGTTTTCCTTCCCAAGGTCCAGGGGGTACGGCTTTTAAGCCTTTTTAAAGGCTCTCTTTTAAAGGTGCTTTCTTTTGATTCGGAAGTGGAGGGCTGGGCTAGGGTAGAGCTTTTGGACGGACGTGTGGGTTATATGAGGAACCAGTATTTACGGCCAAAGGAATTTTCCCAGTCAGGATTGTGGACGGGGGAGCTTCCACAGAAGGAAATTGTGGATGAGGCGGCCTTCCGCAAGGCGGTGGTGGAGACGGCAAAGCAGTATCTGGGGACCCAGTACCGCTGGGGAGGGAGGTCCACCGCAGGTATTGACTGCTCCGGGCTGACCTCGGAGAGCTATCTGTTAAACGGGATACTGACCTACCGGGATGCCAGGATAGAGCCGGGATTTCCGGTTCATGAGATTCCAAAGGATGAGATGCTTGCCGGAGATCTTATGTATTTTCCTGGACATATTGCCATGTACATGGGGAATGGAGCCTACATCCATTCCACTGGAAGAATCGGCAGCGGCGGCGTGGTGATCAACAGCTTAAATCCAAAGGCAGA of the Lacrimispora indolis DSM 755 genome contains:
- a CDS encoding C40 family peptidase encodes the protein MMMESYGIVKIPVAAIWEGPEEIKENSLGETVSAISDEGLYGMGVTITGEEVEGFYPVRTFYNYSGFIRKEEIETVSLDELKGWEEGNLMVTDGVYADIVFLPKVQGVRLLSLFKGSLLKVLSFDSEVEGWARVELLDGRVGYMRNQYLRPKEFSQSGLWTGELPQKEIVDEAAFRKAVVETAKQYLGTQYRWGGRSTAGIDCSGLTSESYLLNGILTYRDARIEPGFPVHEIPKDEMLAGDLMYFPGHIAMYMGNGAYIHSTGRIGSGGVVINSLNPKAEDYRADLAESWYASGSIFGGRACLADSSLIN